The proteins below are encoded in one region of Segatella copri:
- a CDS encoding AAA family ATPase, with protein sequence MIITIARQCGCGAIRVGKLLAEKYGIPFYTRKNMMEMAEQRGVLDEMEAFFDERPVDELLFSMSSLGETQRALTEKPLRTLADMIGDEDCIIIGRCGNYIFRERKDLISVFLSGNLEARIKEIQEEKGFSYEEAEEFVEHTEDCRVAYHKYYTGLTWGNADDYDICLDTVRLGVEETASLIEQYVSLI encoded by the coding sequence ATGATTATAACGATAGCGCGCCAGTGTGGATGTGGCGCTATTCGCGTGGGCAAGCTGCTCGCCGAAAAGTATGGTATTCCTTTTTATACCCGTAAAAATATGATGGAAATGGCTGAACAGAGAGGAGTGCTCGACGAGATGGAGGCTTTCTTCGATGAGCGGCCGGTAGATGAACTGCTCTTCTCGATGTCGTCGCTTGGCGAAACGCAGAGGGCGCTGACAGAGAAACCGCTCCGTACACTTGCCGATATGATAGGCGATGAAGACTGTATCATCATCGGCCGTTGCGGCAACTATATCTTCCGCGAGCGCAAGGACTTGATTTCTGTTTTCCTGAGCGGCAATCTGGAGGCTCGCATCAAGGAGATTCAGGAGGAGAAGGGCTTTTCGTATGAGGAAGCTGAGGAGTTTGTAGAGCACACCGAGGATTGCAGAGTGGCTTATCATAAGTATTATACAGGCCTTACCTGGGGAAATGCCGATGATTACGACATCTGCCTGGATACGGTGCGCCTGGGCGTAGAAGAGACGGCAAGCCTCATTGAGCAGTACGTTAGCTTGATATAA